Within Amycolatopsis sp. FDAARGOS 1241, the genomic segment CGCCCACTGCCAGGAGCATCTTCGTGATCACTGTCGAAAACGTGTCCAAATCCTTCGCCACCAATGGAAATCCGGTTCCCGCGCTGCGTGACGTGAGCGTCGACGTGCAGGCCGGTTCCCTCTTCGGCGTGGTCGGCCCGGCCGGCTCCGGCAAGTCGACCCTCGCCCGCTGCATCGCGCTGCAGGAGCGCCCCGACCGCGGCGTCGTTCGGCTCGACGGCCTCAACACCGCCGCTCTCGACGGCCGCCGGCTGCGTGAGGTCCGCCGCCAGCTGGGTGTCGTCGGCACCAAGCCGGAGCTGCTCGCCGAGCGCACCGTCGCCGGCAACATCGCGACGCCGCTGGAGCAGCTCGGCGTCGACGGCCCGCAACGCAAGAGCCGTGTCGGCTCCCTGCTCGACCTCGTCGGCCTCACGGCGCGCGCCGCGCAGAAGCCGGGCGACCTGACGGCCGGCCAGCTCCGGCGCGTCGCCGTCGCCAAGGCGCTCGCCGCCGGCCCGGCCGTGCTGCTCGCCGACGACCCGACCTCGGGCATCGCTCCGGAGGAGGCCGGTGCCGTGCTCGCCGTGCTCGACCGGGCGCGCGCGGAGCTGGGTACCACGGTGCTCGTCACCACTCCCGACGCCAGTGTCGTGCGCCGCGTCTGCGACGACGTCGCGGTGCTCGACCACGGGGCCGTCCTCGAGCGCGGGCACGTGCTGGACCTGATCGCCGAGCCCGGCAGCTGGATCGCCGACGCCGTGCTGCCGGCGATCGAGACGTCCCGAGCGCAGGCCGCGAAGTACGACCGCTCCGCCGACGTGATCCTCATCGGCTTCGCGTCCGTCGGCGCCCTGCTGCCCGAGGCGGCCGGCCGCTTCGACGTGGAGGTCGCCACGATCGGGGGCGGGATCACCCGCATCGGCGACACGCCGATCGCGCGGTTCCGCATCGGCCTGCGCGGCGAGCGCTCCGACGCCGCCCTGGGGTGGATCGCCGACCGCGGCGCGCACGTGGCCCAGCCGGTGCGCGCGGCCGTCGCCGCCTGACGCAAGTACGGGAAGGGCCCCTCGGACACGTGCCGAGGGGCCCATCCGCGTCGCCCCGGACCCGCGTCCGGTACTTCGGGGTCCCGTGTCCGATTCTTCGGGACAGCTGTCCTGAAAACGCCTGTTTTCTCCTGGTGGGGAGCCCGCTGCCCAGGCCACGTAGGCTGGACAGGTGCTCGCCGTCGTACCACCACCAGTCACCGTCCGGGTCCCGGCCAAGGTCAACCTGC encodes:
- a CDS encoding methionine ABC transporter ATP-binding protein: MITVENVSKSFATNGNPVPALRDVSVDVQAGSLFGVVGPAGSGKSTLARCIALQERPDRGVVRLDGLNTAALDGRRLREVRRQLGVVGTKPELLAERTVAGNIATPLEQLGVDGPQRKSRVGSLLDLVGLTARAAQKPGDLTAGQLRRVAVAKALAAGPAVLLADDPTSGIAPEEAGAVLAVLDRARAELGTTVLVTTPDASVVRRVCDDVAVLDHGAVLERGHVLDLIAEPGSWIADAVLPAIETSRAQAAKYDRSADVILIGFASVGALLPEAAGRFDVEVATIGGGITRIGDTPIARFRIGLRGERSDAALGWIADRGAHVAQPVRAAVAA